CTTGAGTCATGGCGTGGTGTGGATTAGTTGTCCGCTATTGCTGAAACGCTACGCCCGCTTGGCAGGCAAAAAAATTGATGTTCAGCCTTATTTTTGTAGTTTCAGCGATCGCGCTGCTCAGATTTATCTCAAAGATGCCATCTTTAAACGTGAAGAATTAACAAAATGGGACAACTGGGAAGATGTAGTTCCCGGTGCAGACAACCAAGAGATTGATCGGGTCTTAGTTTTAGAAGATCAACACTGCGCCACAATCATTCAAATGGGTCTCTGGCGACAAGTCAAAATTAAACTTGATGCCCATAAAAGTGTAGAAGCTGGTGCATTTCGCTATGAAGAGGCAATCCCCCCCGACACCTTAATGTATTTTTCTTGGGGTTTAACGTCGCAATCTAACAAGACCGGCCAAGACTCTGAAGCAAAGCTCAAAGAAGTGTTCAGCAATGAATCTGTTTTACAAATTGGCGGCCAAGAAAGTCTAGGCCGCGGCTTCGTCCAAAACTTCACATAATCTTGACTAATCTGGAGAAATCATGCCTACATTCGACCCGCGCACCCTCAACAAACATGCCTTTGAAGCCCTGAATCAGTTAAGCACTCAACAAAGTAATAATGATTCTCGCCGGAAAGACCAAAAAAATCAAGCTCAGGAGCTTTATACCTATATTTCAACCTGGGGACTGATCCGATTAAAAGCGGAAGAAAAAGCATTAAATCAAGAGGGCAGAAAAGAAGTTGTAGTTGCTTTTTTTGAAAAACTAAACATCATTTCTAGTCATACAGATTTAGTTGATGAAAATCCAATTCAAACTCTAATTAACTTAAGTGCCAATGAATACTTGGGATTAACTGGATTAGCAATTGAGTTAGCAAATGAGTTTGGATTTTGGGCGAATGCGGTTTATTCCGATATTAGCGGCTCTCAATAAGGCTAAACACAAAAATCCAGAAAACACTGTAAATTCTTCCATATTATTATGCCTGAACCATCACCCTGGTTAAATCCAAATAACCTACCTAATCCCGATCCAGCCGCGAGCTTTGTGGAGTATTTACGCTGGATGCGGGCTTTAGATAGCCTCGATCATGGCGATCGCTACAAAAACGAAACGAAAACTCAAATCTTGCACGAAGCCACAAATAAGGCAGACTATCACAAACGGTTGAAAAAACTGTGCGATCGCACCCAATTAATCGCGGGCAGCGGTAACACCTTTGAGGTCTCTTGTCCGTGGCGGATTCGGGTGGGGGGACATCGTGGCCCGGAAAGTATGCTGTTACCGGCCTTTGATGCCTTGGGAATGCCCTATATTCCTTCGGCGACGTTGCGGGGGGTGGCGCGGAATCAGGCGATTCGGGAAAAGTTGGCGAAGGTTTCGGAGTGGGAGCGGGTGAAAACAGCAACGAAAGAAGAGAATGAGCGTGATTACCTCCGAGCCAAAGATCTTTGGGCGAAAGCCGATCGCGCCGTTGCTCCCTATTTTGGCCATTTGAACCCCAATGACGACCCCAAGAATCGCGAAAATTCTATGGGGGCGGTGACGTTCCTTGATGCCTATCCGCTGCCGAGCAAAGCGGGGGGGTTAGCGATGGATATGGCCAACGCAATTTGGAAATGGGACGGCGATCAACTAAAGTATGAACCCAATCCCAACACGTTTTTATCCCTCGAAAAACCTACTTTTTTAATCGGGTTTCGCCCTAGTAGTATTGGGTGCGACTCTGAAAAACTAGAAAAGGTTAAAAACTGGCTAATCGATGGGTTATCCTCTGGCATTGGTTCCCAAGTAAATTCGGGTTATGGTCAACTGCTTAAACCCAATCAGAAACCCAAAAAACCACCATTTTTATCCGTTGATTTCAGTATTGAGGGTCAACTCATCCACGGTTATCAAGCTTTTACAGGGTGGAAAATCAATAATAAGGGAAATTTAGAAATGCGTGGAAAAGCGAATGCAGAAGTTCGTCCAATCGCATTTAAATCCATGTTGCGGTATTGGTTCCGAACCTTTGCGCTAGGAGTCTTACCAACCAACGATGTACAAACTCTAGAGGCTGAAATTTTTGGCGGCATTCAACCTAAAGCAAAACATGGTTATTTACAAGTTAACATTGTCAATAAGGAAGATGTTCAAAAAGCCTTCAGGTCTAATAAGAAGTCTGATCAAACTCAATCCAATCAAAATAAATGTGGTAAACAAGAGGGTATTTTAAAGCTGTCTTTGTCTACAGCTATTCCTGAAACAAAACGAGCAGTTGTTGAAAGTCTGGCTAAACATTTAACTTGGCTCATGTTTAATTTGGGCGGGGTTGGCCAAGGCGCACGACGACCAAAACATGAAAGAACAAGTAATCCACGATATCGCGGTTCAACATTCACATCATTTGAGATGAATACCAATGATGAGTTCAGTAAATCTCCTAAGACAATTGAAAAATTTGAACAGAATTTTAAAAAAGCATTGCGTGAATTGTACGCCTGCCTTGGGA
This DNA window, taken from Spirulina major PCC 6313, encodes the following:
- the cmr4 gene encoding type III-B CRISPR module RAMP protein Cmr4; this translates as MQINLQHLYLLAPLHTGGTTQEGNLLGIARESHTNFPYIPSSTIRGKLRSSQTDKTQREQLFGNELENGKPSSGEGLTQGDIWIGDGSILWLPIPSLSHGVVWISCPLLLKRYARLAGKKIDVQPYFCSFSDRAAQIYLKDAIFKREELTKWDNWEDVVPGADNQEIDRVLVLEDQHCATIIQMGLWRQVKIKLDAHKSVEAGAFRYEEAIPPDTLMYFSWGLTSQSNKTGQDSEAKLKEVFSNESVLQIGGQESLGRGFVQNFT
- a CDS encoding RAMP superfamily CRISPR-associated protein, producing MPEPSPWLNPNNLPNPDPAASFVEYLRWMRALDSLDHGDRYKNETKTQILHEATNKADYHKRLKKLCDRTQLIAGSGNTFEVSCPWRIRVGGHRGPESMLLPAFDALGMPYIPSATLRGVARNQAIREKLAKVSEWERVKTATKEENERDYLRAKDLWAKADRAVAPYFGHLNPNDDPKNRENSMGAVTFLDAYPLPSKAGGLAMDMANAIWKWDGDQLKYEPNPNTFLSLEKPTFLIGFRPSSIGCDSEKLEKVKNWLIDGLSSGIGSQVNSGYGQLLKPNQKPKKPPFLSVDFSIEGQLIHGYQAFTGWKINNKGNLEMRGKANAEVRPIAFKSMLRYWFRTFALGVLPTNDVQTLEAEIFGGIQPKAKHGYLQVNIVNKEDVQKAFRSNKKSDQTQSNQNKCGKQEGILKLSLSTAIPETKRAVVESLAKHLTWLMFNLGGVGQGARRPKHERTSNPRYRGSTFTSFEMNTNDEFSKSPKTIEKFEQNFKKALRELYACLGTLSSTIIDSRNLQSMPDVSEKQWLNAVDRDCYIVLVSGESKTNKPYALDELHSETHNPQKSVKKYNQQLCGYTGQTSEPSPVWIANFKDYQVVTVFGAVKVKGGNVRLRYLKQLKVNSEKFIKIFPFDKKSN